From Oncorhynchus nerka isolate Pitt River unplaced genomic scaffold, Oner_Uvic_2.0 unplaced_scaffold_3102, whole genome shotgun sequence:
attatactgtaactactgataGACCTATCACAGAGctagttatactgtattaactactgataGACCTATCACAGAGctagttatactgtattaactactgataGACCTATCACAGAGctagttatactgtattaactactgataGACCTATCACAGAGctagttatactgtattaactactgataGACCTATCACAGAGctagttatactgtattaactactgataGACCTATCACAGAGctagttatactgtattaactactgataGACCTATCACAGAGctagttatactgtattaactactgataGACCTATCACAGAGctagttatactgtattaactactgataGACCTATCACAGAGctagttatactgtattaactactgataATGATGACAGTgggcttgcatcccaaatggcacactatgtagtgcactgctgcccaatagggctctggttaaagctagtgcactatatagggaatgtggTGCCTGCTgcccaatagggctctggttaaagctagtgcactatatagggaatgtagTGGACTGCTgcccaatagggctctggttaaagctTGTGCACTATATCGGGAATGTGGTGCCATTTCGGACAGAGCCAGAAATTACTGCAGGTGGAGGAGACATTCATTAGTGTcatgcttttctctctctctctctcttccttccttccttccttccttccttccttccttccttccttccttccttccttccttccttccttccttcctccatcccctccctccctcccttccctccctccctccctcccttccctccctcccctcccctcccctcccctcccctccctccgttCTCTAGGTACTGTATCAGCCGCCCCCAGTACAAGACGTCATGTGGGATATCTTCATTAGTTTCCTGCTGGAACTTTCTGTACAGCACACTAGGAGCAGGGAGGTAGGCATTTTATCGTTGTCTGTAGCTCTGTACGTGTGGGCAATGGGACCACCGCTCGTTGGGGGAAACAGACTCCATCTTTTATACTTGTTATATAGGTAAATACAGAAGACCTGTACACACCAAGACAAATGTTTCCATCACATTATAGCGTGCAGTATCATTTTGAATGTGTCATAAATAAGAGGATTAACAGCTATGTGACTGTTATTGTGTGTATTTTCAGTCTCCCACGAGGGGGCTCTTCAGATCCTAGTCTCCCACCCATCTCCCAGGAGGGGGCTCTTATTGTGTGTATTTTCAGTCTCCCACCCATCTCCCAGGAGGGGGCTCTTCAGATCCTAGTCTCCCACCCATCTCCTAGGAGGGGGCTCTTATTGTGTGTATTTTCAGTCTCCCACCCATCTCCCAGGAGGGGGCTCTTATTGTGTGTATTTTCAGTCTCCCACCCATCTCCCAGAGGGGAGGCCTTCAGATCCTAGTCTCCCAGGAGGGGGCTCTTATTGTGTGTATTTTCAGTCTCCCACCCATCTCCCAGGAGGGGGCTCTTATTGTGTGTATTTTCAGTCTCCCACCCATCTCCCAGGAGGGGGCTCTTCAGATCCTAGGCTTCCAGCCTCCTTTTGAGGAGATTAAGTTTGGTCCCTTTACAGGCAACACTACTCTGATGAGGTACAGTACTCAGAAATACTGACATTAGAAACAAGATGCACACAGTTTATGGCTAcagattattatatatatatatatatttatatatatattttttaatctttGTGAACAGATGGTTCAGGCAAATCAATGACAATTTCCATGTCCGAGGATGTTCCTATATTCTGTACAAACCCCACGGGAAACACAAGACAGCGGGGGAGACTGGTgagcctctctcctctcgtctATCCTCTCTACTAACAAATTGGCTATGATGTATAACAAGCTGGCCTCAGCTTTGGAAATACACAGAGTAAATGTGTCAAAAATGTCAATTGTGGCTTGGGGCCTTTGCCTTTAGTTTGTCAACTAGGGTTTGTCTGTTATATAAAGAAATCGTTGACAATGAAACTGAATAGATGATGAAAAAGCATACAGTAGTTCAGACTGTCTGCATGAttcagttttattttattttaaatggaGTGTGTTTGAATTGAGTGTTTGTCCTCCCTGTTCCAGCTGAGGGGGCGTTGTTGAAGTTGACCCTGGGGTTAAGAGATGACACCATGGCCTATATTTACCACTGTCAGAACCACTACTTCTGTCCTGTGGGCTTCGAGGCCACACCTTTCAAAGCAGCCAAGGCCTACAGGTACATTCTTCTCATATCCCTGCATTTACTTTCTAACAGGTCAtcgtttaaccctaacccattacatTTTATTATTTTCGATTACTAATCATTTTATCTTACTGTCAACCACGTacctcctactgtcatccacgtacctcctactgtcatccacgtacctcctactgtcatccacacacctcctactgtcatccacgtaCCTCCTACTGTCAACCACGTACCTCCTACTGTCAACCACGTaactcctactgtcatccacataactcctactgtcatccacgtacctcctactgtcatccacgtaCCTCCTACTGTCAACCACGTACCTCCTACTGTCAACCACGTaactcctactgtcatccacacaCCTCCTACTGTCAACCACGTacctcctactgtcatccacacacctcctactgtcatccacacaCCTACTGTCATCCACACACCTACTGTCATCCACGTACCTCCTACTGTCAACCACGTacctcctactgtcatccacgtaCCTCCTACTGTCAACCACGTacctcctactgtcatccacgtacctcctactgtcatccacgtacctcctactgtcatccatgtacctcctactgtcatccacacacctcctactgtcatccacgtaCCTCCTACTGTCAACCACGTaactcctactgtcatccacataactcctactgtcatccacgtacctcctactgtcatccacgtaCCTCCTACTGTCAACCACGTACCTCCTACTGTCAACCACGTaactcctactgtcatccacacaCCTCCTACTGTCAACCACGTacctcctactgtcatccacacacctcctactgtcatccacacaCCTACTGTCATCCACACACCTACTGTCATCCACGTACCTCCTGCTGTCATCCACGTACCTCCTGCTGTCATCCACGTacctcctactgtcatccacgtaCCTCCTGCTGTCATCCACGTacctcctactgtcatccacgtaCCTCCTGCTGTCATCCACGTacctcctactgtcatccacacacctcctactgtcatccacgtaCCTCCTACTGTCAACCACGTACCTCCTACTGTCAACCACGTaactcctactgtcatccacacaCCTCCTACTGTCAACCACGTacctcctactgtcatccacacacctactgtcatccacacacctactgtcatccacgtacctcctactgtcatccacgtaCCTCCTGCTGTCATCCACGTACCTCCTGCTGTCATCCACGTACCTCCTGCTGTCATCCACGTacctcctactgtcatccacgtacctcctactgtcatccacgtaCCTCCTGCTGTCATCCACGTacctcctactgtcatccacgtacctcctactgtcatccacgtaCCTCCTGCTGTCATCCACGCacctcctactgtcatccacgcacctcctactgtcatccacgtacctcctactgtcatccacgtacctcctactgtcatccacgcacctcctactgtcatccacgcacctcctactgtcatccaccacctcctactgtcatccacgtacctcctactgtcatccacgcacctcctactgtcatccacgcacctcctactgtcatccacgtacctcctactgtcatccacgtacctcctactgtcatccacgtacctcctactgtcatccacgtaCCTCCTACTGTCAACCACGTACCTCCTACTGTCAACCATGTACCTCCTGCTGTCATCCACGTACCTCCTGCTGTCATCCACGTACCTTGTTAACTTGTTCTTGTTTACTTCTAAGGGGTACATTACCAACTAATGAAATGGAACACTGGATCCTGATTGGTGAACCAAGCAGGAAACACCCTGCTATTCACTGTAAAAAGTACGATCCTTTCTGACTTCTAATGTTTACAAAAAATTACATgcagtatttttgttgttgttgttgttgttgtacaacGTTGTCGTCTTCTTTTAGTCGATTACTGTTTCACTTCTGTATCTTGCTGTTGTTTTTAGGTGGGCTGATATTGTTACagatctgaacacacaaaatccAGAATACCTTGATATTCGTCACACGGAGAGGGGAATTCAGTGCCGCAAAACCAAAAAGGTTTTCATTTTCGTTTCAGTTTATAGTTATGTTAGTTGTTAGGGTACCAGTTATGCTAACAATGGGATGAGGATGTGTTAGAGCCCAGAACTGGCATGATTTTTAAGCCCTATCCATGCCCGCGACATTCAGACCCTTGCCCAGGCCTGATTGCTTTTGCCAAATTTAAGGCCCTGCCCGAAaccagaaatcagaaataacttcCTCTGTAAGTAAATCCATTAGCTACTCCTCTGTCTGTCACTGGCTTCCTGCGCTGCTCGCTCTGCATGCACTCTGCTCACGGTGGCTCTGAGTCTGTGAGTGACCATAGCAACGGCTACGCTTGGGCTGCTCTGCTCAGTGACGAAACACGAGACAAGCTGTTAGTTACCTTTTCATCCCTCTCAGACAAACTCGAGGAGTAATATTATCATCTGTGAAACAACATCTCCTTAATATCTCTTTCCTTAATATCTNNNNNNNNNNNNNNNNNNNNNNNNNNNNNNNNNNNNNNNNNNNNNNNNNNNNNNNNNNNNNNNNNNNNNNNNNNNNNNNNNNNNNNNNNNNNNNNNNNNNNNNNNNNNNNNNNNNNNNNNNNNNNNNNNNNNNNNNNNNNNNNNNNNNNNNNNNNNNNNNNNNNNNNNNNNNNNNNNNNNNNNNNNNNNNNNNNNNNNNNNNNNNNNNNNNNNNNNNNNNNNNNNNNNNNNNNNNNNNNNNNNNNNNNNNNNNNNNNNNNNNNNNNNNNNNNNNNNNNNNNNNNNNNNNNNNNNNNNNNNNNNNNNNNNNNNNNNNNNNNNNNNNNNNNNNNNNNNNNNNNNNNNNNNNNNNNNNNNNNNNNNNNNNNNNNNNNNNNNNNNNNNNNNNNNNNNNNNNNNNNNNNNNNNNNNNNNNNNNNNNNNNNNNNNNNNNNNNNNNNNNNNNNNNNNNNNNNNNNNNNNNNNNNNNNNNNNNNNNNNNNNNNNNNNNNNNNNNNNNNAAGAGATATTAAGGAGATATTAAGGATAGAGATATTAAGGAGATATTAAGGAAAGAGatattaactagttgctcctaccctctacttttttgaacattttgttaaaaatcgcgcaacatttcagtgccctgctactcatgccaggaatatagtacgttcatatggttagaatgtgtgtataggaaaccctcggacgtttttaaaactggttaaatcacgactgtggctattacataacgtgcgttacatcggaaagcgcaggaaaacctgatcacagaaaatggaaataaatatcattgcgccacttccagcaattgttaacagtgagccgaattagataagaccgagcattcaactcccacagcatccccatgcagtcgagtatcttgtgaatttaatcctctttgattcttggttgaaccgaaagaggggcacgacgtacctccggtctccgcccagatcattccggaagagctctctcctgaaattttttccaagacgacagctaatgatatgtacatcgcctacggatgatttttatcgcttattaacgtttactaatacctaaagtagcattacaaacgtatttgaagtgttttgtgaaagtttatcgtctactttttgaatttaaaaaatgacgttacgttgtgaaatcgctgttttttcgtttatcacattgtctacatataacgatatcttggctttatatggcccgatttaatcgaaataaagacccaatagtgtttatgggacatctaggagtgccaacaaagaagatggtgaaaggtaatgactgttttctattttattgtgcggtttgtgtaacgccgaaatgctaattattttgtttacgtcccctgctgtgcttttctgttgtagtgtattggtgcatgctatcagataatagcttctcatgctgtcgccgaaaagcattttaaaaatctgacttgttgcctggattcacaacgagtgtagctttaatttgataccctgcatgtgtattttaatgaacttttgagttttaactaatactattagcatttagcgtagcgcatttgcatttccagagctctagttgggacgcaagcgtcccaggtagaggtaagaggttaaggaGATGTTGTTTCACAGATGATAATATTACTCCTCGAGTTTGTCTGAGAGGGATGAAAAGGTAACTAACAGCTTGTCTCGTGTTTCGTCACTGAGCAGAGCAGCCCAAGCGTAGCCGTTGCTATGGTCACTCACAGACTCAGAGCCACCGTGAGCAGAGTGCATGCAGAGCGAGCAGCGCAGGAAGCCAGTGACAGACAGAGGAGTAGCTAATGGATTTACTTACAGAGgaagttatttctgatttctggtTTCGGGCAGGGCCTTAAATTGTGGCCAAGCAATCAGGCCTGGGCAAGGGTCTGAATGTCGCGGGCATGGATAGGGCTTAAAAATCATGCCAGTTCTGGGCTCTAACACATCCTCATCCCATTGTTAGCATAACTGGTGCCCTAACAACCAACATAACTACTAAGCTGAAAGCGAAAATGAAAACCTTTGACGGTTTTGCTGGCACTGAATTCCCTCTCCGATGTAGGCGAATATCAAGGTGTTCTGGATTTTGTGTGTTTCAGATCTGTAACTAATATCAGCCCACCTAAAAACAACAGCAAGATACAGAAAGTGGAAACAGTAATCGACTAAAAGAAGGCGACAACGTTGTACTACTGTAACATACAACAACAAAAGGCTACTGCATGTAATTTTTTGTAAACATTAGAAGTCAGAAAGGATCGTACTTTTTACAGTGAATAGCAGGGTGTTTCCTGCTTGAGTTTCACCAATCAGGATCCAGTGTTCCATTTCATTAGTTGGTAATGTACCCCTTAGAAGTAAACAAGAACAAGTTAACAAGTGCGTGGATGACAGCAGAGGTGCGTGGATGACAGCAGGAGGTGCGTGGTTGACAGTAGGAGGTACGTGGTTGACAGTAGGAGGtacgtggatgacagtaggagttacgtggatgacagtaggaggtacgtggatgacagtaggaggtgcgtggatgacagtaggaggtgtgtggatgacagtaggaggtacgtggatgacagtaggaggtggtggatgacagtaggaggtgcgtggatgacagtaggaggtgcgtggatgacagtaggaggtgcgtggatgacagtaggaggtgcgtggatgacagtaggaggtACGTGGATGACAGCAGGAGAGTGCGTGGATGACAGCTAGGAGTGCGTGGATGACAGCAGGAGGTGCGTGGATGACAGCAGGCAGAGtacgtggatgacagtaggagatgcgtggatgacagtaggtgcgtggatgacagtaggagtagtggatgacagtaggagtaCGTGGTTGACAGTAGGAGGTGTGTGGATGACAGTGGAGGAGTCACGCTGGTTGACAGTAGGAGATgacgtggatgacagtaggaggtGTGTGGATGACAGTAGAGATGCGTGGATTGACAGCAGGAGAATGCGTGGATGACGGT
This genomic window contains:
- the LOC135566868 gene encoding basic immunoglobulin-like variable motif-containing protein, with the protein product MKSSGGSRNLQASPDEIKQRKVLDLRRWYCISRPQYKTSCGISSLVSCWNFLYSTLGAGSLPPISQEGALQILGFQPPFEEIKFGPFTGNTTLMRWFRQINDNFHVRGCSYILYKPHGKHKTAGETAEGALLKLTLGLRDDTMAYIYHCQNHYFCPVGFEATPFKAAKAYRGTLPTNEMEHWILIGEPSRKHPAIHCKKWADIVTDLNTQNPEYLDIRHTERGIQCRKTKKVFIFVSVYSYVSC